AGTTTCGTGCGTGCTGTCTGCCATCCTGCCAACTGGTCGAGCAGGAAGGGCATGTCAATATCGGGGTAGCGGTGGGATTGGAGGGCAAGAAGCCTCACCCCCGCCCCCTCTCCGAGTGGAGAGGGGAGTGAAATGTTATGTTTGCTTAGAACGTCCCGCACATATTTTGGCAGTGGTAGTTCTGAATGACTTATATCGTTTTTTTGCTTCATCTAATCCTATAGTTGTATTGCCTTAATAGTCCTTAGAATTTTATTCTTACCATCTATCACAGTAGCAAAGTCGGTAATCACTCCCCTCTCCATTCGGAGAGGGGCGGGGGTGAGGCATCTTTTTTTACCTCACCACCCTCAAATTCTGCTTTGCCCAAACCCTTGTACAAAGGTTGAAGTGCCACCACTCTGTACGTAAAGGCATGAAGCCGGCAGCACTCATCACCTCACGAAGGAGTCTGCGGTTGGCTAATGCCTCACGAGAGATAAGACGACGAGCAACGAGGTCATTCTCTTTATCAATATGACTGGCTATCCCCATGTGGTCTACCTTCACACCCATTGGAATCGTATCTATCAAGCAACGTGTGGCGCCATCACGCCATGTAGCATCATTCCATGAGGCCTTGCAGATACTGATGTCTACAGCCATTCCATAGTTATGCATACCTCCTCCGTGCGCAGGATTAGACACATAGAAATACTTTGGGGTATCTTTCACTGCGTCCCACATCGTCTGCTGCACGCTCATCGGTCGCGTGGCATCGAAGATACAAAGGCTCAAATCAGGACGACGACGCTTCAATTCTGTCTGCGCTTTACGCAATGCTTCTGCACAAGCGGGTAATACATAGGCATCACGAAGCTCATGATAGAGTACACGATTACAGAAGTTATCCGTACGAGCATACATCAAAGCCACCTTGATAGAAGGTACTACATGCTTTATATTTACCAACCCCTGCTGCTCCATTGACCGACCAGCAGCCTGCCGACGACTCATCGTTGGTGTCTGTGCGTGTACACTGCTAACAAAGAATATGGCTGCAAATAGCAGATAAAAGACTCGTTTCATTCTTTATATTTATTATATATCCTACAGCTAAATACAAATAGCAGCTGCAGGAATTATCAATCATTCGTTAATTAAAACACTTAAACCGACCAACGAAAGCTAACAAGGGCAGACACTGTCTTCCTCTCACGCCCTCTCAAGGTTCGGAAAGAAAGCACAGCCTCTGCCCCTGCCTTCTGTAAACACTATCACTGAGTAAGTCAAACATCATATCTACATGACTTAGTCCTTACCTCTATAGTGTTTGTATCTTATTAGTTTAATGCAGCCTTCTTCTGCTTTACATAATCGCCAAATACGCGATCTACCTCAGCACGCTGCTCATTGTCGAGTGTATCGTTAGCTTGAATCAATCCACGATAATAGGTTTTGATAGCCTTTGACAACTTTGCTTTATCTGCAGAGTTCTTCTCAAAGATATTGTCAAGGTCCTTGTAAAGGGCTGGCTTCATCCTGTTCATAAAGGCAAGCTTACCTGTTGCAGGAGCCTCAGCTTCAGTAGAGAGACTATCAGATTGCTCTGCTGTATTCACCTTCACCGTATCTTCTGGAGCCGTTTCAGCATCAGAGCTAAAGACAGATGACACATCAATCTTACCTACTTGGTCAATCAATGCACCGCCATAGTTATAAAGCAACGCACCGACTCCAATAACAACAGCAATTATCAAGCCTAAGACAACAGTACCTTTACCAATCTTTGGCATACTGAACGAAGAGCCTTCATTGTTCAAATCTGCAAAGAG
The Prevotella melaninogenica DNA segment above includes these coding regions:
- a CDS encoding M15 family metallopeptidase, coding for MKRVFYLLFAAIFFVSSVHAQTPTMSRRQAAGRSMEQQGLVNIKHVVPSIKVALMYARTDNFCNRVLYHELRDAYVLPACAEALRKAQTELKRRRPDLSLCIFDATRPMSVQQTMWDAVKDTPKYFYVSNPAHGGGMHNYGMAVDISICKASWNDATWRDGATRCLIDTIPMGVKVDHMGIASHIDKENDLVARRLISREALANRRLLREVMSAAGFMPLRTEWWHFNLCTRVWAKQNLRVVR